One window of the Nicotiana tabacum cultivar K326 chromosome 4, ASM71507v2, whole genome shotgun sequence genome contains the following:
- the LOC142179871 gene encoding uncharacterized protein LOC142179871, with amino-acid sequence MPAYAKFMKEILSKKLKVEETSAVQLTEHCSSINLMPLSIFRKLEGEIGEIRLILVSLQLADQTIIIPEEIVKDVLVRVDKFVFHVNLIMINMEENKEVPLILGRPFLATGKAILDIQERQLMHRVGDERLIFKMEGERGP; translated from the exons ATGCCagcttatgctaaattcatgaaggagatATTGTCCAAGAAGTTGAAAGTGGAAGAGACATCGGCTGTCCAGCTGACAGAGCATT GTTCTTCCATTAATCTTATGCCTCTATCTATTTTCAGGAAATTGGAGGGAGAGATTGGAGAGATCAGGTTGATACTTGTGTCCTTGCAGCTAGCGGATCAGACTATAATCATACCTGAAGAAATAGTGAAAGATGTGCTAGTTCGGGTAGACAAATTTGTGTTCCATGTGAACTTAATTATGATAAACATGGAGGAAAATAAGGAGGTCCCTCTGATTTTAGGAAGACCCTTCTTGGCTACGGGCAAAGCAATTCTAGATATTCAGGAAAGGCAGCTCATGCACAGAGTAGGGGATGAAAGGTTGATCTTCAAAATGGAAGGAGAAAGGGGACCCTGA